The Mytilus trossulus isolate FHL-02 chromosome 3, PNRI_Mtr1.1.1.hap1, whole genome shotgun sequence genome contains a region encoding:
- the LOC134710632 gene encoding uncharacterized protein K02A2.6-like: MSRKFLSDTNPGLSDSFEAQVHMIFSSLPISDRKIEEIEKATMSDPQFDILKSVFLEGWPQCRSECPAQILEFWNHRDELSVNSGIIFKGHKIVIPTSLRALMLDKIRTGHMGVEKCIRRARDVLFWPKMSLHISDMVLKCSVCLERRNSNAKEPLEPHKIPRYPWQVVATDLFYWNNADYIVIVDYYSLYLEVYKLHGTTSTTVINKLKGTFSRLGIPETVVSDNGPQYSSQEFSEFAKKWDFKHVTSSPHYPQSNGLAEKTVQTVKIMFNKCKKDGKDPYVALLEYRTTPLEYRTTPLDIGYTPSQLLMCRKLRSVLPTTLEGLIPKTPIYTRSLTCDLKAGFVRSPTQHIRKRER, encoded by the coding sequence ATGTCGCGCAAATTTCTATCGGATACTAACCCTGGTCTTTCTGATAGTTTTGAGGCACAAGTTCACATGATTTTTTCTAGTCTACCGATTAGTGATAGAAAGATAGAGGAAATCGAAAAGGCCACAATGTCAGACCCCcagtttgatattttaaaatctgtttttCTTGAAGGTTGGCCACAATGTCGTAGTGAATGCCCAGcacaaattttagaattttggaaCCATAGAGATGAACTTTCTGTGAATAGTGGTATTATTTTCAAGGGACACAAAATTGTTATTCCAACTAGTTTGAGGGCCCTCATGTTAGACAAAATTCGTACTGGGCACATGGGAGTAGAGAAATGTATTCGCAGAGCTCGTGATGTTCTCTTTTGGCCTAAAATGTCATTGCATATTTCGGACATGGTGTTAAAGTGTTCAGTGTGTTTGGAACGTAGAAATTCTAATGCTAAAGAACCATTAGAACCGCACAAAATTCCTCGATATCCTTGGCAAGTTGTAGCAACTGATCTTTTTTATTGGAATAATGCCGATTACATTGTAATAGTTGATTATTATAGTCTCTATTTAGAGGTCTATAAACTTCATGGTACTACAAGTACAACTGTTATTAATAAGTTGAAGGGTACATTTTCTAGACTTGGTATCCCTGAGACCGTTGTTTCTGACAATGGTCCTCAGTATTCGTCCCAAGAGTTTAGTGAGTTTGCGAAAAAATGGgattttaaacatgttacatCCAGTCCCCATTACCCTCAATCTAATGGGTTGGCAGAGAAAACAGTACAAACtgtaaaaattatgtttaataaatgtaaaaaggATGGTAAAGACCCATATGTAGCTCTCTTGGAGTATCGCACAACTCCCTTGGAGTATCGCACAACTCCCTTGGATATCGGATATACCCCTTCACAGTTACTGATGTGCAGAAAACTCAGATCTGTTCTACCTACCACTCTAGAGGGACTTATACCAAAAACACCTATTTATACGAGGTCACTCACATGTGACCTCAAAGCGGGTTTCGTTAGATCTCCCACGCAacatatcagaaaacgggagcgatga
- the LOC134711187 gene encoding uncharacterized protein LOC134711187 has translation MGLQYGHSFILLFIYGNVKVSHQLSTNDKNACKSDTGIECCYGFILSQDRSKCEDCPAGLYGNSCSYKCPYGQYGVRCNSKCPKNCSGKLTCDRVEGCQLKNMFRKAKLIVTTSQRKERSTPFPTESRTTKRPSTAIPEGTSDIYTEVLYRSQNRHEQTRVVYVIYSSGGALALACIFLFIVGMIFVFKRMDRSKIVPFHNADQIIYDEIPEDLIPSDAAVKRPVVSPQLLGYYNENTDGLLSKQHFGNLDGSEPPPYYNEQKEYDYAYQKNNDYYLNPYNALQTTGYSDHLYHDLKE, from the exons ATGGGTTTACAGTATGGACACTCCTTTATTTTACTCTTTATTTACGGAAATGTAAAAGTTTCTCATCAATTATCTACAAATGACAAGAATGCTTGTAAATCTGACACAGG gataGAATGTTGTTATGGATTTATATTATCACAGGATCGATCAAAATGTGAAg ATTGTCCAGCTGGTCTCTATGGTAACAGCTGTTCATATAAGTGTCCATATGGGCAGTACGGGGTTCGCTGTAACTCCAAATGCCCTAAGAATTGTTCAGGGAAGCTGACTTGTGATAGGGTAGAAGGATGTCAATTGAAAAACATGTTTAGAAAAG ctAAATTAATTGTAACCACGAGCCAGAGAAAAGAGAGGTCAACGCCATTTCCTACGGAAAGCCGAACGACAAAGAGACCCTCAACGGCCATTCCAGAGGGAACATCAG aCATCTACACAGAAGTATTATACAGATCACAGAATAGACATGAACAAACAAGAgttgtttatgttatatatagtAGCGGTGGCGCTCTTGCTTTGGCCTGCATATTTCTTTTCATAGTTGGAATGATCTTCGTTTTCAAACGTATGGACAGGTCTAAAATTGTACCTTTTCATAATGCTGACCAAATCATTTATGATGAAATACCAGAAGATCTGATACCAAGTGACGCGGCGGTCAAACGTCCAGTTGTCAGTCCCCAACTATTGGGCTACTACAACGAGAATACCGACGGTCTGttatcaaaacaacattttgggAATCTTGATGGCTCCGAGCCTCCACCATATTATAATGAACAGAAAGAGTACGACTATGCGTACCAGAAAAAC